CAGAGGCACTGTGGAGGGCTTGCTGCACACAAGAAGTACTGTCCTCCTTGACTTTCATTTGTCAACCTTTGGAGTACATATTCAGGTCTTACTACTTACTCACAGATAAATCTGATAATGAATGGATAATGGAGATACTGACATTTTACATTAGATACCAACtttcaaaagtgaaaaatcTTAAATAATCAAGTAAAATCAACTCTCCTTCCTGAGCATGCATCTGTTAAtagcaatacatgtatcaatgttCTCAAACTCTTGTTTACAcaaaattttctttaaaaaatgccAATTTATCAAAATCTCAAGTTATAGAAGAGATGAATGTAGTTGAAAGGAAATAAGTTTGATTGAATGTACATTGGTTGAGATAGCGAGAGCTAAAATCACTTTGACCAACAGCGTGTCATTTCTTTTGCAGGTATCAATAGATAATTACCAGGCACTGCAGTCTTTCTTTGTCAAATTTCCAGAATTTGCCAACAATTCATTCTATGTGACAGGTGAAAGTTATGGCGGTATCTATGTACCTACATTAGCTATGAGAATCATGCAAGGAAATGCTACCATCAACTTTAAggtaatcaatcaatctcaaGGATAAACACTGAAATGGGTAAATTTGCAATGTCATACACAGGAGCTATACACTGGAACAACTTACCTCTTAATGTTAGGTCCAAATCATCAAGGAATGTTTTTCGTAACTCACTAAAAGATTTTCTTCACCTGAAGTGAATATACTGCAACTCATGTAGAtgcacaatatatatattttttcataaatatttaggTTTGTTTTCACTGCCCTCTTTAtactttgtcatgtatttatttataaattttgtgTACAGTGGCTAaggagacagacttgattagcaagtagctatttttctggtctccttttacctacctcaaaacatgtattattttattttgtctacaaatgtaaaatttaaaaagtaggtaataaagaagaaGATATATAAGACTAAGAGTAAAAATCTGATTATAGATAAAGTTTAAAATAGCTTCTATGAATTATGACATATTGAGTATTGTTCAGTACTATTTGTAGTTCATTGTATGGTATAATTATAGAATTGTAAAATATGTGCCAGGATATTTTAAAGCTAAAAGCTTTGTAGACATTAATCATACCATTCAAAAGCAAATTGTACCTGTTTGAACAGAATATACAGATTTTATACTCGTTCTGtgtcacaacaacacacatCTATGTCATTTATTCTGTGTGTGCTTcaggatgaaaaaaaaattgccattatttttcatgatttttcaggTGTGGTATAGTATTCTCGTATACCTTCTTCGTTTAGCtaaaaaatactcatgacaAGTAGGTTTGGACATTATTCAGCTTTGACTCAAAAGGACAAGGCCCCTTTGGTCACTTTTATCTTCCTTTGCATGAATGAGGAAAGATACATTgaatatctatatctgtatttgtatctgGGTATAATAATCTAAGTATACTCATAGAGGGGCTCAGTGTGatgtgtttttactaaggttttggAACCTCAGgatcaagggggggggggggggtcttgtaaatatttgagtagatttccataccttgtacTATAAATTTTTGGTGGAAAATctagttacatgtaaaacaatttGGGAATTCAGGTTGATTTTACCTCCTTACCTAGGTGTGTATGTGACCCACCAAATTTAGTaatcccctatctcttactatggggtgactcacaagaaaacccaATTTCTATCACTTTGGCGcacaacaaatatttttataattcaCAAGAGAGAGCACACTGCTCCCTACCACCCAAACTAATCCACTGATCTTAGTGTCAGTATTTACTTGCAATATCCACAACTAGCTGCtacccccaaaaaaaaaatttaaaaaaattaaaaattaaaaaaaaataaaataaaaaataacaactaTGATGTGCAATATTTCTTGATACAGGTGAGAATTACAAAAAGATGTTATCTTGAAGTTTGCCTACAGAAATTTTTCTTGTCTCGTCTTGCATTCTGATGACATTCTCATTGACAGATTGCATGCATGATGATAAAGCTACTTGGAAATCAACTATAATATAACTACCAAAACACTTTGATAAGCTAACGACATTGGGTATTTCCTGCATATGAgaatcaaatttgcatatcagaagCACATCATGAGATCCTCATGTGACAAATATGATGTAAGAATAGTGGTTTGCAAGGCCAAAGAAAAGGGGGAAAGAACTGCTTTGTTTCTGATGTATGTTTTTCtcttgtttcatttcattcacaGGGTTTTGCAGTTGGCAATGGAATGTCTAGTTATGAATTGAATGacaattcaattgtctattttGGTTACTACCATGGCATCTTTGGAGATGAGTAAGTTCATGTTTTATGTGAACATAAGATCAGATGCTGGCtaagaattgaaacaatttcaTGAAAACTCCAGTGGACAGTTCAATAACATAGAGTAGGCAATATATCAGGACATTCAATTTAATCATTTTTGCTGTCACTGGCGTGAAAGCCTAgcattttcatcatcatttgATGTTTTTCAGTAAGGAACATGAGAAATGACAGAAATATATTCCACAAGTTAAAATCTAGTATATGATGATATTAAAGTCACACAAAACCACTATGTCGTCAACCTTCTTTGATGTGAGAAGCCAATAAGATTTGATATACTTGCTGTGATGTTGTATTAGTACTAAATACACCTTTCAAGGGCTATCACTGCATGAAAGGGTGGTTTTTTCCGGTTCCATATACATGATGGTTACACTATGGAATTGCAGCGAATCCAGAATCGTTGCAATTCCATTGTGTGACCGTCATGTATACAAAACCGGGATTGCCACCCTTTTCATGCTGtgtatgtttcaatcccaggtcattgcATTAGTGATATCctatcactgtatcagtggaaccataaggAGTAGAATAGGATAATTCTTTTGTATTGGTACAACTTTCTGTAGCTCTGCTACATAGTtgttttttacacctaaatCTTAATCCTAATCCGAGGTGAACCTTTAAGCATTACATTGGATGTGACATAATTCACATTTCTTGACCTCCACCAAGCTGCCACCAGAGGGCATCTTGTTCGAAAGTCTTAACCTtctattttcttattttcagtCTATGGACCAATCTAAATGACTTCTGCTGCAAACAAGGAGTTTGTAATTTCTATAATAACACAGATCAGAACTGTGTACTTGCAGTAAGTCTTACTCTTTGAATAAATTTCAGACACCCTCTACTTACCATAGGGTACTTTGGTTTCCTTCTGCATtgacactgaacccatgagggatggccctcactggacttcttgggagacaagtgtttatacacttaaagaactatccagtataaataaagattattattaataagattattattattataagaaGGCAAAACACATGCAAGATCAACAGTCTATTGTGAGAAGtacataatactagtatattggtGAACCATTGTTTGTATAGTACTACACACATATCAAAACTTCATTTGGATGATTCTAGAAAATAAAATGCATGATACAAACAGTCCGCTACAACAGTTCTCCAAATATCAGTGTCGCTGTACTGTCATCAATACAGCAGCGGAATGATTAGCGTTGACTTTAGCTGTTTGTTGCAATCAGGAATGTGACTTGTTTCATGTCAGACTGTAATAAGCATCGGTAATTGATCAGAGTAGAAATACTAGGAAACCAAACCAATTGTGTTTATTGATACTTGAGAAGTCGATTTAGTCTTGAATGTCCAGTTTACTATGTAGAAGCAGATAATTTACTATGCGAGTACTTTGCACAGATAGAAACAAGCTGATAAGAGTGTCACAGTAATCTACATCAGAGGCATCCACTATTGTTTTTGTGTTACTGATGTTGTTTTTtcctaattttgtcttttttgtatGGAATCTTTCATTTCATACAAGCAAAGTCATTGTATTGCTCATCATTGCTATTCATTACATGGGTGTAGAATCTCCCTTAGCTCACTTCATACAAGGAAAGTGAATGGTATTCATTCTAAGGTTGTAGATTCTGTAACAGCATTGTAGCGAAAGAACGTTACGTCAAAGTTCTACTCCAAAGGAAAACTATGAGCATAACTAATCCTCTCTATACTGGGGTGATTTGTTTGTACTGACAAGAAAATTTTAAGTTTGGACAAAACAGGACTCACTTCAGACATGTTTGTGACATGaccttttttttcacattttcaccCACAGTTGGATCAGGTACAGCATTTCTTATATAACATtggtttaaatatgtattctCTGTATATGGACTGTGCTGGAGGTATACCACCACATATGCAAAGATTTCGTGCAGACTTCAAAAATATCTTCAGATTCTATAACTTTGAGATACCAAATATGAAGGTAAGAGTATATAAGTGTGTCTTTCTATCAAAGAACACAACATTTGTTTTAGTTGATGGGGAGAAATGAGTCCTTTAATATTTCTATGCAAGGAATTATCACCACTGAGTCAGTCTACTTTCTGGTATCAAAAACATATATGATTTTGGGCTCAACAGGAGGAGAGAAAATGTTCCCATTTTTCATAATACTAGAAGGGTTTCCATTATTTTGACATAAACTGAAAACTTTCCTCCATACGAGTGACGCGACATTATTTCAAAGACAAGTAAGACACGTTGATATTGTGGTAAGGTTTGAGAACGCCAGTAGTTGAGGAGGAAATCTGGTACAACTAACATAGATGATCGTAGTCTGTTAGATACAATGtcttaatcaatcaatcaatcagtcaatcaatcagtttatttcagaCCAATAAGGCCACAAGCCCAAACAATGTTACAAACGTTTCAGTTCATAGAGGGAGATTCTtctctatttttcatttcaaaataaatacaatgtgtcATACCTCCCTATCAACCACCACTCTCATGATttgagaagcctgatagggctaaACAAGACTACATATTTCTGATAGTGTAAGATGGTCCATACCTTGAACCATTACTTTGATGGGAACCCCTGTAAATTGACTGGGATGCTCACAGAGATTTTGTTTATCTAGTAGCAATGGCGGAATAACACTTTAGGACATATCATGTGAACTTTATTTTGGCTGAAGGGGAAAGTAAATACTACTTGTAAATTACTCATCCAATCAACCTGCCATATTCAGTTCAATGGTTTTTGACAACTTACACCGTCGCTAAATATAGTAATATGATACCACATCAAGTATGCTAGCAGGACATATTTCCACGgaaaaaaattgcatatttACTCTACTTCTGTAGATGAATGGATccaaatatcaggctaatgctAAAAGTCTTGGTGGTACCCCTCCATGTATTGATGCTACAGCCATTACCAAGTACCTTAACCAGGACTCAGTGAGGAAAGCTCTACACATAGAGAGTTCATTACCACAATGGCAGatatgtaggtaggtacatATAAATGCAATGTGACTGAAAGATGATGTAGTGGTCAGTGAATTGCTCAGTTCGATCATTGCCTTCAGTTTTGCTTGtatcattgtttattttatatatttttcttccaCGCCACCCGTAGGTCTGACCAATTTTTATGGTGATGCGCAAAGCTTGTGCATGCGTATATCCAATTAAATACAAATGAACCACAGTAAAATGTGTTGTCATTGGTTAAACGGAACACAGCCACTTTTGACCATTACCAGTAATGAGAAATGGTCAGAGATAGGAAAACAACCaagataaaaatgtgaacatgtTGTATGAAGTACAAAGTCAAGTAGAAAATAAAAGTAATTGTGAACAAAAAGCTGATATGTACACCAGATTGTAATCAGACTGATAGAGATGGTCTAATGAAGACGAGCAAATTCTTCTGAATGCAATTTTCAAaagatttaacaaaaaaaatcttCAAACCTGAACATCTTGTACCCTGTCTTTATAATGACACATCACTCTTTTATTGTGTAAtaactttgaatcaaaatgAGAAATGATTATATAATGTGAGATGTTGAAACCTTTGTAATAATTCATTTCTTTATAGTTGATGAGGAATCAAAGTTTACAATTTCTATAGATGTTTAATAGTGAAAAAATGTtctaatttgtaaaataatttgcCGAGTCTGTAAGAGTACTCGATTAAATCTTTGTACTTTTCACCATTCCTTTCTCTTGTAGTGATGAAGTTGGAGCCAACTACCACCGTAACTATGACAACATGTTCAACCAGTACCAAACTCTACTGACAAAATACAAAGCACTGGTGTACAATGGTGATACCGACATGGCTTGTAATTTCTTAGGTGACCAGTGGTTTGTGGAGTCATTGAACAAGAAGGTAAATTGTCAGACACTAGAATTCTAATTTCTAGTCTTCATCCATCTTTGATGATTTCATGTAATATACCAAAACATCATCCATGCTTTCAATTTATAGATGTTGTCCCCAATATTTTCTctattcagccaaggaaaatatgagtaacttaagcggccttgtcactatgagttgaaGACAcatagtgacaaaccctttaggtcacaaatattttcagactgaatgaaggaaaatattgaggaattatataattatacctggAGAAGTATGACcgaaaatcatatttaagttgatagcagtaatcagtgCAAGTTTATTTAAATCAGAAATAAGTCTAACTTGACTTTTCCTCAAATCTATTTCTGTAATCTTTCAGGAGGTGCAAACAAGGCAACCATGGACTTACAACAATCAAGTGGCTGGATTCTATCaccaatttcaaaacattacatttgtgaCAGTGAAGGGATCAGGTCACATGGTACCTCAATGGCGACCAGGACAAGCTCTACAGATGATCACTGACTTTCTGAACGGGAAAATGTAGTTACTTTTACTGGTAATACTATGGAAATTAAAGTTTATAGTGATATAATCTCTGCTATCAGTGTAAGCATAAAGCCACCACCCtacatttgttattttacacatttttatgttgttttatttacataaagGATTCTACCACAGCAAACTATAATTTCCATAGTTTAAGAGTTGTACTTCATTACACCTCGTCACGTCAGTGCAGTAAagtcgtatctgctatgcacttgtataggcagatacaaccttactgcactgacgcaaCGGCCTCAGGCAATACTGTCAGTGTGCTAACATCTTTCTCTATAACGATACAAAAAAACTTAGTTTATACCTTTTGAGAAAAAGTCGAAACATTTTTAAGTTAGATATGACTATTTTTTCAGAAGACCGTTTTCATGAAAAAATGGTTTTGTACAACTTAAGCTTTTCTTTGTTGGGGAATCTTTACAATTTTTTAAAGCAACTTTGTAGTTTCATGAAGGTTTGTCATAAATGTTTAACTGGTTTATGTGTTCATACTTACAGTATCTTTATTTTTGTATCTCAAGAGTGTACCGTCATGGTGGAAGGGATGGCTatgaaaaatacttacaaaCACCACCAGTACATTACTATTTTAAACAGTTATATCACTGCACATTTCAGCGAATGAATATTTTCgaataaattaaatgaatttTTACAACAATAATTCACAATTTTGGCAATGATTAACAAGcacacaatttacaaatttcataCAATCATATTTACAGATAGGAAAGTGTTGAGCAATCAGATTTTAAGTCTACAAGTCTGCTGTCTTTCACAATAGTGACATATCACTTGTGTATTTAGAATTTCATAAACATATTgttgttatgtatgttttgtcttttttaCACTGTCAAGATAAGTAAAATCATACAAGTCGCAGGTGTTCAGGTACATGCAACTCATAACATCCTAAGTAAAGTGTTTCTACTGTTTTCCACAATAATTTATAGAATTCACATAACAATcattatatactgtatatacttAAAATACCCAAATGTGGTTGCCACCTGGGCACCGAGCACCGTAGCAGGAGGAAACCATAGTACCCGAGGAACACCTGTGTGGTACAGTAGGGTCAAACTGAACATCACACTTATGTACAGATCTGGGAAATTTTTAAGCAAACCCAGCCTCCTCTTGATGTGTTTAaaccccgactgcagtggtaagaggcacaCGAGCTTACTGCTTAACCACCGACAACCcaacatcaagtgtaaaatattgctgttttaaattgttttgATTCTAAGACCAGAATGTGATTTTACTAACTACAAGTCAATTTGTAAGTGATATTGTCAGCTAACAAACTACACAGAGCTGATAACAATGTAAACAGTATACTTTTGCACTCGATATGGAtactataaacaattgtggcaAGCAGAGAAAACAACATTGCTTAGGTGGTATGGTGCAAGCAGAGAAAACAACGTTACTTAGGTGGTATGGCGCAAGCAGAGAAAACAACGTTACTAAGGTGGTATGGTGCAAGCAGAGAAAACGACGTTACTTAGGTGGTATGGGTGTTATGCATTACATCCTGATACTTGTTTGTTCACTAATAAATAGTAACATAATCTTTTGAATATGGAGACCAATTTTACATGTACCAAGTTATTCAGTTACAGTAATTTACCAgctatttacattgtatgtaagtcGACAAATACCAAAGGCAATAGAATACAGgctgtatatatttgtatgaaaatATTGCACACATATTGAACAATATTGATACAGTGAGAAAATACAAAACCTtgcaaataatcaaaatatttatttgcaaaatgaatttgaatgaTGTATGGATTTGGGGTAATTGCACAAATAAACTGTCAATTATATGTATGCACGAATGGTTGCCGGTAATATATTGaggagaaataaaaaaaaaaaattaaaatccttgAAACTGTTGTCATGTGGGTATGATTGGAGTTCTGAAAGTGTatgaattttatgaaattaCCTGAAAGAGGAATGCACTTATTACAACAGAAATTAAAATTATCACAAAGGAAAATAATTAATGTACCCTGTACTTGTAGCAACTTGCCTCAAACGTGCAGACTAGATGGTGAATGAACAAATTCCAATCTGTTGATCTGCAAATATAATGTTGACTAAAAAGTGACCAAATAATGATCAAACATCCAAAGTTCCAATGGTTATCATAGAATAACTATTAAATGCGAATGTATTCAGCACTGGATACGACACAAAACTACTATTTTGTAAAGGTATGTTTCAGACTAAAGTTTGTTTCATAAAATATTCTGCAATATTTCACCATTACTGTCAGTTTGATGACTTGTACTAGTAAATCTCATCAAAGTATATACCAAGGGTATgggatgaaatgaaatgaaatgaagacTGTACTGCTGCTGCAAActgtacaaatttaaattacaaaacattgtaCATCTGATTGCATAACTTCAATACTGTGGTTCAGGTCTCATCCTGATATTGATCTCAAAGTGGTATTGATTAAAagattaaaaagaaaaaagtatgCAGATATAGTAAATTTTCTGTCGACCTTCAAAAGAAAAGGAAAGGTTCATGTTCTTTCTCAAAAATTGAAGTTATGGGTGTTTCTCTTTTATTTGTGCGGATTtgtaaaaacaatggaaaattgAGTCTTATCATATGAGTGATATGCCATTAAATTCCTGTCTGTCATTTCAATGCCATTTTTCATCAaagttttttcatttcattattgcGATGAATCCGTTATTCAATCTGTTTAGATAATTTTATGCAACGCTAGCTCGTGTATAGCTCTGGATATATGCACTATATATGCGTATAGCCTATATATTATCATGGATCTATAGTAGATCAATTATCAATAATATATCCATGATATATTATCATGAGCAAGGTTACCATCTCCCGGGGGTTGTCTACAACCTGCACTTATCGAAAAACAACCACTTTATTTCCGGATACAAGACCGGAATTTGTGTTTTTCTATGATACAGAACACAAAACTTCCTTTACACACCATTATCAACTCCACACGTTGATTTGTTCAGGGTTGAAAAGTCTTACACAACCGGGCCGGGCATGAACATTTGCGATGTTTCGCAGATATATCGTATACGCCACCTAGTGTCAGAATGATAAAACCCACAGTACATTCGTTTTTATACTCAACTCTTCACACTGTGGTTGCATCTGACCCACAGGGACGCGTAATGTTGCATGGATTGTGGATATACCAGTGACGGAGATACGAACTGTCGAACAATAGAGATTACTGATGTTGTTACGAATAAGCGTATTCTCCATACACGATTCATGCTCGATTGATAGTATATAATTTggtaatgttatttttttttgtatcgtAAACGTATCTCCCTGGAGTCCTGTGGAAGTATTAAACTTTGCCATATTCTTCTCTGTCAGCAAGCTACAGTGCTAGTGGTAGACAAGGTTGCAAGAGGGACATTTTATTCACCAAAGAACCAAAGATATTCACCAAAAGTTGGTCAATTACTCACATCATTACAGAATtcaaaatttattatttattatttacatcGACTATACCTATATGTTTTGGGGATGTAGTTTGTTTCTGCATATTAAAGGTACTCAGAGTATTCTACTAACTGATGCACTGGTATTCGGATATAAGTAACCTATAagcgatccgatgacgtaatttgttatacgtatcaaaaaatataCAGGAACTCTCTACTACTGTGCAATCAACCGTTCTAAGATTGCCAGAACACacattgtgatgtcatataGAAGATACGTATCGGCGTTGACATTATACGAGAATAGTAAATCGACGTTTATGTAAGTATATTTTCACGTAAAGCAGAAAGCTTATAAACTCCgaagcttgtgccactttaaattCAACTCCTCGTCTGAACTCAAAGTCGTGACGTTGGACCAATACGTTGGTATTTTGTGGTACGTGCGCCACCTATTTTATCATTAGTGCTATCGAAGCCAGTCCAGGCTACGTgtgacaaacacaaactttgatGACACTGATGTATGTTTTTTATGACCCACCTTTCACACCATATACATTTGACCTTAGATGACCCGAGTGACGATCACGAGTTCCTCGTAACCTTATATGTaggcatgcatacatgtagtcctgcttgcatacggagtaatccgggactcgattctgacaattgtccctcctattagagtcaagtcagtaatatagacccgtgcaccgtctagcgtctgtaagcaggactagcatACATTTAGTCTGCAGACATGGCAAACATAGGTACTTTACTGAGTCTTGTCCTATTTGCAGGGAGTCTTGGAATTTTGTGTGCGGATAACCCAGACGAGATCAAGTCTCTTCCTGGTTTAAAACAGCAACCCACGTTTAAACAATACTCGGGTTTTCTGAACGCAACTGGAACAAGGAAATTGCACTATTGGTAAGGCAAGGCATTACATTGGTGACAAATCAATCAAAAGTTATATGAATTTATAGTATATTACATGTTTAGAACTCAAAACAATGACAATTATAATTGTACTACTTTTACGGTTTACATTGAATCATGTTCAATACGAATTTTCTAAAATAGTTACAGGCTGTAGTAACACAGTTGCTAGTATTTCGTACTGGGATATCCATAAATTTACTTACAAAAAAAGTGTACATGATGTATAGCCTGTATTAGGCTTACTATATAACACTAGTGAAGTGCATCGtatcacaatatatttattgattttatccCAGTTGCATTTTTTGGTCGCATTGCCCTTCATAATTACCACAATTTCTTAAAGGCGACGTATCTGTGTAAATGGAGTTTATTTGATATAGGTTCGTAGAATCACAAGGTAATCCATCCAAGGACCCGTTGTTATTGTGGGTGAATGGAGGACCAGGATGTAGTTCTCTAGACGGATTCCTTTCTGAACTTGGACCTTTTCATGTAAGCGTCtgaaatattttactgaaaaaCAGATTTTCGAAGTTTTACATCTAATTTTTTTCAGACTCGATATCGATGTTTAAAGACAGGGGATTGTGTTTGTACATAAAATGGCTGAACTGGTTGCTGTGTATCCAGACATAAATATGACTTCGAGTCCTGATTTGATCGCTCTGTCAACAGACACACCCCCTACTTCGAATTTTAGAGTGGTCGATAATGTTTCATTATTGtgaaaaagtccagtcagacttatttctgcctgtagtacacttttagtgataaaatagcaccttggtaTAATTTagttcaactttgaaatcttgtaaagaagccccATTGCACTTATACctgtgatgtcattttttgggtttcctgtaaggtttttttttctttttttttctggtttttggtttttgttgttgttggttgttgttggttttttttttggggggggagggggtcatctTGCAGGAATTGACATACCATTTACCACAGTGTCTCTGCCAAAACAAAGGCATAGTTATATGATAGTAGAAAGCTGGAAATTTAATTGTAAATTGATAGAAATAACCACATCCTCTACGTTTTGTCACATTGTTTGTGGCAAAAATCCTTCAGTTCACAACACAGGTTACATCAAACTGTATTTCACTCCTCATCAATTCAAAAGCAATTTGGATATTTTTAAATCTTTTgtatttatgtaatatattgtaaaattgagAACCTTTGGGTTGCCGAGAAacatgttatgcaaattagcttattaatatttatgtttGTCAAAGTAAGACATGCATTGGAAAAATTTATAACATATACCTTCAACTCCATGATTATTACCCAtgacaatatttgaatttttttgtatttctcacttatcttttgatttattttgaagGTATCTGAGGTTTAAGGAAAGGAGAATTACTAATTCTAAGGTCAACAACCTCTTTTTTtcaaagttgatttttacagacttttttaaattttcacagGTGAATGATGATGGCACAACTCTATATGAGAACGAATTCAGCTGGAACAAAGTTGCTAATGTTCTGATTTTAGAAGCACCAGCAGGTGTAGGATTTTCCTATTCAGATGATAAAAACTACACAACATCAGATGACCAGGTAAGCATTTTGTTTATGGATGGTGATGTttacatcatttgataaaatcaaattttgttttcagtatCAAAAGCTTTGTAAAGTATTTGAAAACAAGTACGAATGCATTgggaaaatattaaaatgaaaaaataagaTCTATGCAAATTACCCTATTTATATGCACATTTTTgctaaaacaaaatattataattcatgcaaattaccctatcaatatatatattatttgcaGGTATCTCTAACTTACTATGCAGTCTTTCTTTGTCAAATTCCAGCATTTGCCAACAATTCATTCTACTTGACAAGTAAAAGGTATTGCAGTATTTATGTACCAACATTGtgtgattatgcaaattatcctCTCAATATGCATATTATTTTGCAGGTATCTCTAGATAACTATGCTGCACTGCAATCTTTCTTTGTCAAATTTCCCGAGTTTGTCAACAATTCATTCTATGTGACAGGTGAAAGTTATGGTGGTATTTATGTACCAACATTGTCTGTCCGAATTATGAAAGGCAATGCAACCATTAATTTCAAGGTAATTAGACAGTTTAAATTTGCAGTTTTCTTGACTAAAAAGAAACTTCAAAAGTAAATAATACAtatgttgacctttgaactgAAAAGACATAGACATCATTTCTATTGATTGGACTTTGTTCTCATTGAACAAATGTGGAAAAAATCTTTAGAAACTGAGAAAAAATCTGTGGTTCCATAGAAACCCTCAAACACACAAGAATATATTTGTATCGATAATGTATGGATGTGAATTGTCGTAAATTTTGTACAATGAGAGGGAAAGGAATTTAAA
This portion of the Glandiceps talaboti chromosome 7, keGlaTala1.1, whole genome shotgun sequence genome encodes:
- the LOC144437201 gene encoding lysosomal protective protein-like — encoded protein: MADRKAIICFLILLASFSPLDAANSDEVVSLPGLSKKPSFKHYSGYLDSTGTKKLHYWFVESQNSPTKDPVLLWLNGGPGCSSLDGFLSELGPFHVNDDGTTLYENVFSWNKVANVLFLEAPAGVGFSYSADKNYTTSDDQVSIDNYQALQSFFVKFPEFANNSFYVTGESYGGIYVPTLAMRIMQGNATINFKGFAVGNGMSSYELNDNSIVYFGYYHGIFGDDLWTNLNDFCCKQGVCNFYNNTDQNCVLALDQVQHFLYNIGLNMYSLYMDCAGGIPPHMQRFRADFKNIFRFYNFEIPNMKMNGSKYQANAKSLGGTPPCIDATAITKYLNQDSVRKALHIESSLPQWQICSDEVGANYHRNYDNMFNQYQTLLTKYKALVYNGDTDMACNFLGDQWFVESLNKKEVQTRQPWTYNNQVAGFYHQFQNITFVTVKGSGHMVPQWRPGQALQMITDFLNGKM